In a genomic window of Quercus lobata isolate SW786 chromosome 4, ValleyOak3.0 Primary Assembly, whole genome shotgun sequence:
- the LOC115986022 gene encoding uncharacterized protein LOC115986022, which yields MDHPLKKAMNKLEAAGRLIQWAIELSEFDIRYQPRNVIKAQPLLDFIAEFTPGHGDLDEGKEAKTWIVHVDGSSTLYAGGIGVVLRSPEGDKLKYMASFLKGLELAKSLKVKSIVVQGDSQLVMGQVNGTCEAKEEQMKKYLSKVKHLIKKFKEASFSQIPREENMEADTLAKAASTDRWVDELDEVQYMTSIDLPEVQQIEGEDNWMTPIMAH from the exons ATGGATCATCCACTCAAGAAGGCGATGAACAAGTTGGAAGCCGCAGGACGATTGATTCAATGGGCTATAGAGCTAAGTGAGTTTGATATTAGGTATCAACCTAGGAATGTAATAAAGGCTCAACCTCTGTTAGATTTCATTGCGGAATTCACTCCAGGTCATGGTGATCTAGACGAAGGGAAAGAGGCTAAGACATGGATCGTCCATGTAGATGGGTCATCTACACTATATGCAGGAGGGATAGGAGTTGTATTGCGATCCCCAGAAGGAGATAAGCTAAAGTATATGGCTT CATTTCTTaaagggctagaattggctAAGTCCTTAAAGGTGAAGTCAATAGTTGTCCAAGGAGACTCTCAGTTAGTCATGGGCCAAGTAAATGGAACATGTGAGGCAAAAGAAGAacagatgaagaagtaccttagTAAGGTGAAACACCTTATTAAGAAGTTTAAGGAAGCCAGTTTCtctcaaatcccaagggaggaaAACATGGAAGCAGACACCTTGGCAAAGGCAGCATCTACAGACAGATGGGTGGATGAGCTTGATGAAGTCCAATATATGACTAGTATAGATCTTCCAGAGGTGCAACAAATAGAAGGTGAAGATaattggatgaccccaataATGGCTCACTAA